CGCATTTTTGTGGTGACAGGTTTCCGGGGGTGGTGTCCTGTCTCCCCCAGACCTGGGTGCTGCAAACTTTGGCCGTGGGTTCTGTAGATAATTTTTTGTGCACCGTGTAAAAACATTCGCCAGTCAATAAAATGGCCAATGAGCTTTAGGCAGGCAATCAGAAGGTGGCATATCTGGAAAAGAGAGGGTGGATGCTACATGCGGCAGAGCTTAGAATAACGGGATGATTATGCACTAATCAGGGAACGGCCAAAGCATATGGTGTTGACCGATTGCGGCCACTTCTGCCGCGAGTGCATCCGACGTTTCTGGTGCCAGCGACTTAGAAAAGTTCTAGACAGCGGCAGCTGGACGAGAAAGCCAGGCACGGCTACTTTAAGATTTCCCGTAGCGGCGGGCCGAGCACTTGAGCGGCATTTATAACCAACTGTGGGTAGCGAGCCGGAACGCACCCCAGCCTGCATCTGCGGCGGCCCGGGCGGTCTTGCACTCCCGCGGCTGCTGTCCCGCGGCTGCTGAGAGGCAGCGACAAGCCAAGAGCCTCTGGTGTGTCCTGCAGGTGAGCAGCTTCTCAGAACTGCACGAACTAAGCGCAGTTTGCGACCCAGAGCTGGGGCAAGTAGGCCGGCCTTCCAGCCTGTGACTGCAGGTGAAGACCTAAAGCCCTTCACGAGCAGCAGGTCGGGAAGGGCTGGCCAGGGCCTGCAGAAGGTGGAAGCAATGGGGAAGCCTCCTGAACTGAGCTGATGGGGTGAAGTTAGCGGCCATAGACGCTTGCTGGTCTGTGGAGCGTGCAGACGCACTAAAGGGTAAAAGGAACTTTTCCCGCAACTGCGTGGGACTAAAAAGCCCCAAACTTATGAACTGGTAAGGTATTGAGTTGGAAAAcaataaaagaggaaagagactAAATATAAAACATGGTAGATAAATGTCGTTTAAAATTGGTAAATCAAAGTCTTTAAGGAGAGAGTTAGAGATTAACGGAAAAAGTATTTTCTATGGAAAGAAAATACTCAGTGGCACAGGGCATCTGGATTCCCTATAATTTTGTTATACATACCagcatagaaattatttttttttcagtaacgaTTACAattttttatgtcctttttaaagagagatcaaaagaaagcagacttagataaggagagggagggagagagttagAGATTAACGGAAAAAGTATTTTCTATGGAAAGAAAATACTCAGTGGCACAGGACATCTGGATTCCCTATAATTTTGTTATACATACCAgcatagaaatttttttttcagtaacgaTTACAattttttatgtcctttttaaagagaGATCAAAAGAAAGCAGACTTAGATAAGGAGAGGGAGGACTGGAAGATGGAATGATAGAttacagaccttaaaagaaaaattagaaaaaaattataaaaatgaggaAAACTCTAAAGTAgtagacacacaagaagagatgaaaatggagacaGGCCGTAGGAGAGAAAttggaaagataaataaaaatgaagaaaacactaAGATACTAGAGctacaagaagaaaaatataaaaatggataGGCCTTggaagagaaattagaaaaattatcATTAGAATCAAGAAAGATAGTGGGatagacagaggaaggagggccAGAACATATAGCACCGGCTTGTAACAAGACTGAAAAGGGCAGTCTATATCTGTTAAAAAACCTAAAATGGTTTTCCCAGACATGATAAAGGAATTGGGAGAAGATGAAAAAACTCCACAGGGTTATCAAGAATTTGAGTGGCAACTTAGGCACAGGATCTTAGAAAGTTTAAGGAAGCAGTAATGAGCTATGGTTTACATTCACTATATGTAATAACTGGGCCACACAAAATCATATAATTCCAAATGGTTGGAGAGATTTGATGCCAGCCATCCTAGAGCCTGGGCCTCCATTACAATGGCTGACATGGTGGAGAGCGAGGCTTCAGTCATGGGGCAGTGAGATAGGACTGGAGGCATTGATACTGTCAGGGATCAGGTTCTAAGTGGAGGTCTGTCTGAATTGAGAGTACAGATTACCCTTGAGATGCTGTCCTGGAACAATAGCCTGATCAAGGTGGAGCTCGATCTTTTACAACGATAACCCAGGGTTCAAATGAATCACTGGCTTTTTACAAAGATCAACTACAGCTGTAAATAGAGCAATACCAGATCCAACTGCTAGAGAAACTTTAATGGAATCTTTAGCTTTTAAAGTGCTAATGCTGAGTGCTAAAAGGCTCCTAGACATTTAAGGGCCAGATCTGCACCTCCTTATAAATGGATGAAAACTCATATGGATATATAGAGTTTAATACTCACAACTCAGTTCTGGTGGGACCACAGCACACAGAGCCCAAGGCTGTGGCTGGGAATGAGCATGCCATTCCCTAAGGGTAAATTCTTCTATAGTAATCCAGGGAAGAAGTTTCCTGTGAAATGTAGAAGATGTGAAGGGATGGGTATAAGGCTCAGGAATGCAGGGTCGCCCAAGAGGCTTTGCTCCAGGCTCAACAAACCCAAGGAGAGAATACTCCGAAAACACCTCGAAAAATCTAAGCCGGAAAGGACAGACAACTGCTCAAAACATAAGTAAACCATTTAATAGAGACAGAGCTGCTCTTATGGAGAAAGCAAGAGATTCTAAAGATACCAAGAATCAGATGTGACAAACTACTATAAATGATAAGAGACCAAAGTTAGAATTACAGTTGGGTAGAGGATTAATGGACACAAAAACAGATGTCActtgaatagaaaaaaatctttaaaggttttaacaaaaatcaaaatgtcaGATATTTCAATTATGGCAACTAAGGTCGAAAGGGCTTATAGGCAAAGTGTTCCTGGAAACAATGTTTTTCTAGAGATAATCAAAACAGAAGGCCCAGCCTTCTGAAATATGCAAAAACTGTGGCAAAGGCTGACAGGATTAATGACTGTAGATCAGCAAGAGACAGACTTGTTGGGGAACACTCAGGACCTGTCATTCCATCCCTTCATATGGTGTGGATGAATGTTTGTGTTACAGTTTGGTCAGACAATCCAAACCAATTTATAAAGACAGATGTCTTTCATCTACTCAAAGAGCAGAGAATCATCTTTCACTGATTTGTGTACACTGCACATCTCATACTTACCTTAATGTGGAAATGTATAATGCCTTTATAAGTTTATATGTTCACAGAGAAAAACCACCAGAAAAGCATCCCTGACAAGATTCACCTTgaggatgctgagatgctgaggtgTAGTGAGAGGACTGGGACAGACTGACAGCTTCAaactctgtttccaagaactgggcaagtccaggcaagtcagttactagaaAAACTCCAGGCCTTGggcagccaatcagaaactgcCGAACCACCAGTAGCTGCCCCACCACCTGGCCTAAGACAAGGGCAATGGTCAGTAACAGTTTCCAGGCTTCCCCAGCAACAGTCAgcaccccctccccaacccccagcagtggttctggaatgtccctagaTATAGAGCCAACCAATTAAGATAAGGTTACCTAGCCCTCTCTGGAATTCCCcccaatgtgctttaaattggttAGACAGTCCCCTGTGAGCGCACTTGAGCGTCTCCATCTTGGTAAACAGCAGACCCCAGCaggctggacttctgcagaatgcTTTTGTTTACATTTGAGTCTGGAGTATTATTCTTCAGCGAATCAAGGACCCTTACAGTATTTATTCCAGCATCTTGCCTGATCCTACCTCAAATGTACTCAATGTTTCCTCGAAATTCTGCATCCAGGATGGCTTCAAAGAAAGCTCCTTGACCCTGGTTGGTCGGCATCACAGACTGTTGTAGTCAGGACTTCAAGTTATGTgctgaactttctcagcacagagagacaggacAGCAACTGCTACAGCTAGTTTTCTTAGGATTTGAccattttctcagttttcttgGGCCCCCAAAAGGAAACTACGCCCCAAATCAGCAGACAGCAATTTTAAGAGAGCGACACCCCAAAGGCGGGGTGGGTGATTGTTTTGGTAGTTGGATGGGTTGTGGATGTTTGTCATTTAAGGAGGGGTGGATACAAGTTGTAATGTCTTGGAGCAGGGAGGAAACAATAATGGTCAGACTCAGggatctctctttctttccccatcctttctcttctatctagtgttAAGGGGAAAGAGGGATATAGGAGTaataggaaaaaagaataaattatttttagatcaAAGAGTATTAACAAGCCAAAAATGTCACATTGGtatagatctttgtatattgatacaaaattgaGGTTATATTTTGTTACGTTGGTATATATCTTTGTATTTTGatgcaaaattgaagttatatttGCTAATATACTATGTTTTCAACTCTTATTTGCAGTATTGTACCTTGGTGattatttaaaatgcaatatTAAGCTCCTGATCTTTTAAAAGCCGCTATTACAAACTGCTTAGGATAATTAACATAAGTTAATAGTCAATCAAATATATGGTCTTATAGGTACTAGCTTAGGTATtttcaaaataagttttatttagtcTCCAGTAGATGTTTTCAAGGTTAATCAGGTAGTGAATAGCTAGAAACAGACAGTTCGGTTATAGATGGTTTTCAGAAACATCAGAGATCTacagaatatgacattttaaagatgttttattattaaaaggttttttttgacAGTGAGATAGGTCTGCTCCTGACAGAACCCATTTTTCTACTTCAAAGAAAGATGAGCATCTAAGAATCTCCCTATTgagtttgcttcaaatgtggcaAGCTACCACTGGGCAAGAAACTCTCCACGCTTCAACTGCTGACAGAATGCTGTCCAAAGTGGACAAACTAGGACACAGGGAACTCGACGGCCGAGCCTTGCAAGAACAAGATAggcaagtccttcataattcctgcttcacagagAAGTCTGTCAGATATAATGGACCAGAGGGCTAAAAGTTGATGCTCCACCATCATACAGGAATTTGGGGGCACTGTCTAACAGCCAGCgtgtcatttctatagttttggaagctgcttgcctGCACTTTCTACacattcaggtaatatttattccttctcaggtctctggggtggaagactagatagttatagttaATAAACAATTAAGCCTAAATTGTTTAGGATTTTAAGTTAGAAATGCAAGTTATAATAGAAATTAATTTAGGTACAGAACTCTGAACTCACCAATATAGGATAGATAACAGAATACTTTCTCCAAGGTTGCCAAAACATATAGACTGGACATTGTGAATGTGAATCTTACCTggtagttttcataattgttattgtATAACAATATGTTGTTGTATATTATGAAATTATGTTATTGTATAACAATTCTATAACTAAACTATAAAGGAGCCTTTTATTTGACCAAAAGGAGCCATTTATTTGAAATGTAGAGGAAAATCTCTTGTTCACTGTGTAAAAgcattcacctgtcaataaaaggcTGATTGGCCAGAGAGCTGAGCCAGGAGATTAGACGGGACATCTGACAGAGCGAGAGGAGGGGGATGCTGGGATAGAAACAGGTGGAAGATTGACCCCTGAACGCTGATGTATGCGGTAGCAAAACCTGAGGACCAGGTCATCAGCCCTGTGTCAGAACTTAGAATAGTGGGATGAGTAACTTATGAGCTAGTTAGGGAACAGTCACGGTTTGTGGCctatgtatttgtaaatatatttgagtcTCAGAGTTAtcctgggagcaggggctgtgaGAAGAGACATGAGCGTGCACATGTGGGTAACTCCAGGGCTCAGAAAGGGATGTGGAGTACCTACTGACGCACCTCAAGGACATGGAGACCCCCCGAAGGTCGTGGCCACAGGAGTTGGCGGTTTCCCTTTGCACTTTTACCCTGTGTTTGTAGCCTGCGTCACCCCTGGGCTGTTGTTGCTCATAGCCTCCAGCACCACCCTCATGTCTGTGGTAGACCTGAGTGACCCCGGTGGGAAACAAGATACATGTCACACCATGGACCCAGGAGGGTTACAGTGGAAAGGCACACTATGCCAGGGACACCGCCTTACCTGAGTCCTGAGGTGCTAGTGACTTGTAACAGGAGTGGGAAGTGAGGGTTCTTGGGGGAGGGTgttaggaaaggaggaagggaagaggagccCATGATTTTCTTAAGAGCCCCCACTTTCTCTGTCAAGGACCTGTGGCCAGAGAAGGGCACCAGGAACCAAGATATTAACAAGCCCGGGGGAGGGAGAAAGCTAGCAAAACAGAAGACCGACTCGCCTGGTGAGCaggtatatatttagaaatgagtCCACTCTGAGATAATCAGGACTCTTTGCAAAGTTCCCCCATTTAGCATCTTATCTGTAGCCGTTCTCACTTGAGCATTTTAATCTTGCTTGTATTTCGGTGAGTTGCCCTGCCAGCACAGGTATTAACTCTTAGTGCCCCAGAGAAACCTGGGTAGGTGGCCACGGTGGTGAAGTACCCTGCCTTCTGGGGAACCATGGCATACCCAGTGTCTGTGCCTGGCCCCAAGCCTCTATCCCTTCACCCACATGGTCACTGTGGAGATGACCATTTGGCCCGACTTTGGAGCTCCCAAGCAGAAGAATGGCAGCAGCGGCCCAGGGAAGGCAGCCTGGGAGAAGCTGTGTAAGTGAGACCCATCGTTTACACTGTAGAAGGACACCTCCCCAGCCTGGAAGTCCAGGAAGATACCCATGTGGCTGGGAGGCTCCGTGAGAGTGACTGGAGTGGAATCGGGTAACAGGGACAGATGTTTCTTCCCCTTGGACAGCTGCACTACCCAGAAGCCATTTTCTGGGGACTTAAGCACCCTGTCCTTCCGGCTCACATTGTCCCTGCACACCCCCAAGGACCAGAGTGCATCCCCGGTGAGATTCATGCCCACTTCCCAGTAGTGCCTTCCAGAGGAAAAGCTCTTCTGCCCCACAGCGCAGGGGTAGGCCACGAACCGGTCCTTGCTGTAGGGGGCGCTGCCCTCTGGTGGTGGACTCAGGTACCGCCTCTGGCGACTCTCGTACAGGAGGAGATAGGGATATGCTGAGCTGGGGTCGGGCATCACATCCTCTGCAAAGGGTCCAGGTAGACAGACAAAAGTAGGGGTCATTCAAGGTGGACGGGCCAGAACCCTCAATATGGGTGGAGTAGGACACAGTGGCCAAATGGCTCTTTTCCACACCCAAAGGCCTCCCTTCCACCAGTCTCAGCTGGTTGGGGTTAGCTAAGGGTTCTACATTACAAATCCCTGTGGTATTGATGATGGTGAGTCACCAGGGCTAAATGGGGCAAACTTAATTCAGCAGTCAAACTTGGCAAGATGGTAAGTTTGGTTTAAGACGCTAATTTCTAGTTGGTAGCTCTGGTCCTGTGTGGCATCCGGGTAAGGCAGAGCGGTGCCCAGAGCACTGGGGTCCTCGGAGCCCTGGGGACCCTTACCTTGGAAACTTTTGAGCACTtctatctgtcctggaactctgcacACGGTCTTGATAGTCACAGGGAGGACCACCTCTGGGTACTGCACACTGAGGCTCTCCTTCCTCCAGGGAACACAGACTCATGTCCCCTCTGACTCTCCCTCCATGTGCTCTGCCTTCACCCACCTCCACCACTACCTCTATTGAGGGTGACAGTACCTGGTCAAGGTGTCCTTCACATCCTGCAAGCAACAGGgagaagagttcagagctggccctgcctgtTGGTGTCAAAGCTACCTCTGTTGCCCGCTACTTTGGGACATGTGCTCAAGCTGGACAGTCCCTTCCCAGATAACTTCATGCTCTCCCTGGAATCTTCCCTCCCACTCGGCAGACCCTAAGCATTTCTTCAGTCTGTGGTCACAAGCCTGAGGTCTGGTCTGCGGAGAGGAGGCCAagtcctgggagaccagctcagCACTTAGAGTAGTGGAGACAGACGGCAGGGCCcctgctaagcaagcactctaccactgagccacacctccctGTTCTGTATCCGATGCCTCCTCCCTTTAAGCAAGTAAACCCTGAATCAGAAGTCCTTCACATAccatgcttgtctgtgtgtgtgtgtgtgtgtgtgtgtgtgtgtgtatgtgtgtgtgtgatgatgcTGTTTATGAGTCTGGCCCAGAGGATGCTAACAACAGCCATCCCTAGCAGTTGACTATGGTGAGCTTGTACTTCCAATCCATCTAAGCTTTACTTTAATTCACAGAGCTTTACTCAAAGGCGGCTGGCTGCTCAGGCTTCTCTGGGGCAATATACATCACCAGCTTCACTGCTCCTGTGAGTGTTACTTGTGCACACCCGCAGATCACCTCGCAGTAGCTTTGATAGCCAAGATAGTTACTGGTGATAACACACAGCATAGATACAAGTTAGGGTGCATAGAACAAGGGGACAAAGAAAGGAGGCCCGGGAGCACAGTGGACATGGtttgaggagggagagggggctgGGGGGTGACAGCCTAGGGTCCCTGGAGGTTTTCTAGAAGCCCAGAGTCTACAGACTTCTCAGTACCATTAACATCCTGGCCTAGAAAACGACAGGGGTCCACCTGCCTTGTCTAACTGTGTTAGGTTCCCAGCAACATTAGGTTGGAATTTAATTCCTAGTGTCACAGTATTGAAACGTCAGAGTGTGGCCCTTAAGAGATGATTAGAGGTCCACCATGGTGAAGGGAGATGAGAAAGAGTGCTGACGTGAGCCTGCCCTCATTCACTCTGGCAGGTATTGGCGGGCTGTCTGTCATATGAGGCCTTCAGCAGGAGCGGAACAGTTGGCAGTAGCATGCTCTGGGACCTCCAGAACTCTGGGCTAAAACCACTTTTTAAGAAtgtatttgttctctctctctctctctctctctctctctctctctctctctctctctctctctttgcctctctctctctctctgcctctctctctctctctcactcgctatttctgtgtgtgtgtactgtggaTGGTGTGAGCTGGGCTGTTTGCTATGAGGCTGGGATAGGATGGGTCAGTGGCCTTCAAATATCAGCCCAGCCTTATCCTATTTGTCGGGCTGTATTTGTTCTGCAAGCTCCTGGGCTGAGTGCACATCCTCAGGCCACACCCACCAAGGACACAAATACCTCAGCATCCTCTGGCCTCACCTGCAACATCTGGAGGGGCTCTTGCTGGCTCCGCTCCTCCAGCTGCAACAGGATCAGGTCCAGGGACCGGCTTTGGTGGTCCAGGGAGGCCTTGCTCTCCTGCAGCTTCCCTAGggtgtcctcttcctccttcttcaggATCTGGAGGAGCCTCCGTTCTTCTTCCACCAGAAACAAAACTACCTTCTGGAACTCCTCCAGGATGCGTTCTCTCCGCTCTTTCACTCTCTCCTGTGGAAATGGAATGGGGATCCCAAACTGGCTATGAGATATGCCGGGAAAGGATGGATTTCCTCAGTGTTGGCACATAGCAATTCTGGATACTTGGTGACCTAGAATTCTTAGCAAAGTTGGAAACCAGGACTTTTGACAGAGATTCCCCAAACCATCCCTGTTACACCCTAACAGGCCCTGAGTAATGATACCCATACATTCAAATGTCCATGTGTCCTGGTGTCAGTGGCTTCAGAACAGGCaacctcaaagaaagaaaggtacGATTCATAAAAAGGACAGGGGGCTCCTAATAGCCAGGCTAAAAATGATATTGGAATTGAACTTACTTACCCATGTCCCTTAAGCTGTTGATCAAAATTAGTAAGAAATCAGAGTTTCAGAGACAACAAACTTCCCAAATAGGCCCCTCCATCCctgctttcccttctccttccctttccctcacagtcagtccctctctctccctccctccgtctcttCGTTCCtccttcctttgtgtgtgtgtgcacgtgtgtgtgtctgtgcgtgtgtgtgtgtgtgtgtgtgtgtgtgcgcgcgatgcacttgtttgttttccttttcttttgagataggcttCTCCCCTATAGCTCTGAGTAGCTCGGAGCTggttatgtagtccaggctgaccttgagctaaCACAGATCTTGGGTTTGGCTCTTTAAGTTCTGGGATGACAAGCAAGCACTAACAAGCCACCCCTTGACCCAAGTAGGCCCTTTCCAGTGAGCAAGAGGAAGTCAATCCTTGCCCAACAGTACCACAAGATGATCCATGGTTAACCAACTAACCTGATCCCACTTTACAAGGAAGATAACTTTGAAATGAAAAGGACCAATCTGCAGCC
The nucleotide sequence above comes from Arvicanthis niloticus isolate mArvNil1 chromosome 6, mArvNil1.pat.X, whole genome shotgun sequence. Encoded proteins:
- the Trim17 gene encoding E3 ubiquitin-protein ligase TRIM17 → MDAVELARRLQEEATCSICLDYFTDPVMTACGHNFCRECIQMSWEKGKVKKGKKKQKGSFPCPECREMSPQRNLRPNRLLTKVAEMARQHPGLQKRDLCQVHQEPLKLFCQDDQSPICVVCREAQEHRMHKVLPLDEAAREYKLRLEEDIKYLREEMMKTETLQAKEEQNLTEWQERVKERRERILEEFQKVVLFLVEEERRLLQILKKEEEDTLGKLQESKASLDHQSRSLDLILLQLEERSQQEPLQMLQDVKDTLTRKESLSVQYPEVVLPVTIKTVCRVPGQIEVLKSFQEDVMPDPSSAYPYLLLYESRQRRYLSPPPEGSAPYSKDRFVAYPCAVGQKSFSSGRHYWEVGMNLTGDALWSLGVCRDNVSRKDRVLKSPENGFWVVQLSKGKKHLSLLPDSTPVTLTEPPSHMGIFLDFQAGEVSFYSVNDGSHLHSFSQAAFPGPLLPFFCLGAPKSGQMVISTVTMWVKG